From Nicotiana tabacum cultivar K326 chromosome 15, ASM71507v2, whole genome shotgun sequence, the proteins below share one genomic window:
- the LOC107831317 gene encoding trihelix transcription factor DF1-like: MLGVSSGLMSTTSGGGGTANISAPPPQEAPESGGSSEGGGGGGGDVAAAGGFSEEGERNSGGNRWPRQETLALLRIRSEMDVVFRDSSLKGPLWEEVSRKLADLGYHRSAKKCKEKFENVYKYHRRTKDGRASKADGKTYRFFDQLAAFENSPSHNSLPPPPLAATPLTMAMPMRTNSSTNLPIPMSQTTAPPTQNTFTVSQNNVVTAAAAPTVNHPLNVPSLPLSQPPPLPSTQPIITTVNQINRPQGNTSSLLSNSTSSSSTSSDEDIQKQHGKKRKWKDFFERLTKDVIEKQEELQKKFLETLEKRERERMVREETWRLQEMTRMNREHDLLVQERSMAAAKDATIIAFLQKITEQKNTPIPNITNDSLAQIQFQLSEKSPSVPPHSQPQKQTQQLAAPATAPVPAPAPTIAVSIPMTIHAQVQTQAPSLPVVKTFEAPKPDNGGENFSPASSSRWPKEEIEALIRLRTSLDLKYQDNGPKGPLWEEISAGMRKLGYNRNAKRCKEKWENINKYFKKVKESNKKRPEDSKTCPYFHQLEALYKEKAKNEVVPNTGTGFGLKPENNNTMVPIMAEPEQQWPFPSNQPQQQGMSNIIQDHDNESDSMEEDDYDDDEDEGNAYEIVTNKQPSSMAAATATAAAAATTAV, encoded by the exons atgctTGGTGTCTCCTCAGGTTTAATGTCTACTACTTCAGGTGGTGGAGGTACGGCCAATATTTCAGCACCACCACCGCAAGAAGCTCCGGAAAGTGGCGGAAGTAGTGAAGGTGGCGGTGGCGGTGGCGGTGATGTGGCAGCTGCAGGTGGCTTTAgtgaagaaggagaaagaaattCAGGTGGAAACCGATGGCCAAGACAAGAAACTTTAgctttactaagaattaggtcgGAGATGGATGTTGTTTTCAGGGATTCAAGTCTTAAAGGACCCTTGTGGGAAGAAGTTTCCAG GAAATTGGCGGATCTTGGTTATCATAGAAGTGCCAAGAAATGTAAAGAGAAATTCGAGAACGTTTACAAGTATCACAGGAGAACTAAAGATGGCCGTGCTTCTAAAGCAGATGGCAAAACCTATCGCTTCTTTGATCAGTTAGCCGCTTTTGAAAACAGTCCATCTCATAATTCTTTACCACCACCTCCATTGGCAGCTACTCCACTAACAATGGCAATGCCAATGcgaacaaattcttcaacaaatCTTCCAATTCCAATGTCACAAACTACGGCTCCACCAACACAAAACACATTCACTGTTTCTCAAAATAACGTTGTGACAGCAGCAGCAGCACCGACTGTTAATCATCCCTTGAACGTGCCCTCACTGCCACTGTCACAGCCACCACCACTACCATCAACGCAGCCGATAATTACTACAGTGAACCAAATAAATCGGCCTCAAGGTAACACCAGCAGCTTGCTGTCAAATTCCACATCTTCTTCATCGACGTCATCAGATGAGGATATACAAAAGCAGCATGGGAAGAAGAGAAAATGGAAGGATTTCTTCGAGAGGTTGACGAAGGATGTGATTGAAAAGCAAGAGGAGTTGCAAAAGAAGTTCTTGGAAACACTTGAGAAGCGGGAGAGGGAAAGGATGGTGAGAGAGGAGACTTGGAGATTACAAGAGATGACCAGAATGAATCGAGAACATGATCTTTTAGTCCAAGAAAGATCAATGGCAGCCGCCAAAGATGCAACAATCATTGCGttcttgcaaaaaataaccgaACAGAAAAACACACCAATCCCGAATATTACTAATGATTCTCTAGCTCAAATACAATTTCAATTGTCCGAAAAGTCCCCGAGTGTGCCACCACATTCTCAGCCACAAAAACAAACACAACAACTAGCAGCACCAGCAACAGCGCCAGTACCAGCACCAGCACCAACTATTGCGGTATCAATACCGATGACAATACATGCCCAAGTACAAACACAGGCACCGTCATTACCAGTGGTCAAAACCTTTGAAGCTCCAAAACCTGATAATGGTGGCGAGAATTTTAGTCCAGCAAGCTCTTCAAGATGGccaaaagaagaaattgaagcTTTGATTAGGCTGAGGACTAGCCTGGATCTAAAGTACCAAGATAATGGACCAAAAGGGCCACTGTGGGAGGAAATTTCAGCTGGAATGCGAAAACTTGGATACAACAGAAATGCCAAGAGATGCAAAGAGAAATGGGAGAACATCAACAAGTACTTCAAGAAGGTTAAGGAAAGCAACAAGAAAAGACCAGAAGATTCCAAAACTTGCCCATATTTCCACCAGCTGGAGGCATTGTACAAGGAAAAAGCCAAGAACGAAGTTGTACCAAATACTGGCACCGGGTTTGGATTAAAACCCGAAAATAATAACACAATGGTTCCCATTATGGCTGAACCGGAGCAACAATGGCCATTTCCTTCAAATCAACCACAGCAACAAGGAATGAGTAATATTATTCAAGATCACGATAATGAAAGTGACAGCATGGAAGAAGATGATTACgacgatgatgaagatgaagGAAATGCTTATGAGATAGTGACAAACAAACAACCATCATCAATGGCGGCTGCCACggccactgctgctgctgctgctactactgcagTTTGA